A single genomic interval of Coccidioides posadasii str. Silveira chromosome 1, complete sequence harbors:
- the SEC31_1 gene encoding protein transport protein S31 (EggNog:ENOG410PFGU~COG:U~BUSCO:751at33183), producing the protein MFATASFDGKIVVQTIQNTRQDASQAGNNQEQAVNDEDFFAKAQTRPQISTFSLPKAPKWLERPVTASFGFGGRVVSAGLSSGSRSSKITISHFDVDPNVGSATDNFESSLKTGDFRGICESRIASSQCEEEKTDWKVIETLLSDNPRKQLVNYLGFSNEVDEAADSLSKLGLDKKEANGEGQLSPKSEGVKKHKRITSIFETNVEGESFLDEIASSKGAKTNNPFQIYTGSESEADRAITRALLLGQFEKALDVCLQEDRLSDAFMVAVCGGQKCIEKAQEAYFSKQSEGPSFVRLLASVVGKNLWDVVHNAGLANWKEAIAAICTFADDKEFPDLCEALGDRLEESYRSKKAKQARKDASFCYLASSKLEKVVSIWIQELKENEAYSIQNATDDTSFSIHVRALQSFIEKVTVFRHVSKFQDPERQKSSDWKLSSLYEKYLEYADVVASHGRLDVAEKYLDLLPASYPEAEVARSRIQFATKKPASKAATGRAPAPRRPPTAPTLTGTFQPAQIPTHKGPAPGSVNQFAPPALSKPTNPYALTTTTSYTSAGGTTYTPTTGYQPPQPRQSNVIPPPQPLAPPPQSGPAGLAPPPRASSQSPSVAAPYTRATNIPAWNDLPEGFGRAATPRRSTPVTGSSVISSPFPNTPSLTQPGSQTPPPPSTMPAPRDSVLPPPPKGPAPPRMASPSTAGIPHGLQPAERPPSRTHVYSPPLAQQTSPGMAVPPPIPRGPSPYNAPPTVPPPTNRYAPAQVSQPTGQLHGQPPIAPPPHSSMPPPPGPYAPQPFQQAPAQSPYAPPPTGPQVPPPPVSQQGSRPSTAQSQQKAPPAQKYPPGDRSHIPANAQPMYEILSSDMQRVKARAPAAFKAQVNDTERRLNILFDHLNNEDLLQPSTIESMAELAHAIQVKDYETAQAIHLDILTNKTDECGNWMVGVKRLIGMSRATP; encoded by the exons ATGTTTGCCACTGCCTCCTTTGATGGAAAGATTGTGGTCCAGACTATTCAGAACACTCGACAGGATGCATCGCAAGCAGGAAACAACCAAGAGCAAGCTGTTAACGATGAAGATTTTTTTGCGAAAGCGCAAACCCGCCCTCAAATTTCAACTTTCTCACTCCCCAAAGCCCCCAAGTGGCTTGAGAGACCAGTGACGGCTTCATTCGGATTCGGTGGCAGAGTAGTTTCGGCGGGTTTGAGCTCGGGAAGCCGATCTTCAAAGATCACAATCAGCCATTTTGATGTTGATCCTAATGTGGGCAGCGCCACTGACAATTTTGAGAGCTCGTTGAAAACCGGGGACTTTCGCGGTATTTGTGAATCTCGGATCGCCAGCTCGCAGtgtgaagaagagaaaaccGACTGGAAAGTTATTGAAACTCTGCTCTCCGATAACCCTAGAAAACAGTTGGTTAATTATCTCGGATTTTCCAACGAAGTGGATGAGGCCGCTGATAGTTTATCGAAGCTGGGCCTGGACAAGAAGGAAGCGAACGGCGAAGGTCAGCTTTCTCCGAAAAGTGAAGGGGTCAAGAAACATAAGAGAATAACTTCAATTTTTGAGACAAACGTCGAAGGAGAGAGCTTCCTCGACGAGATAGCTTCTTCTAAGGGAGCAAAAACCAATAACCCATTCCAGATATATACAGGCTCCGAATCTGAAGCAGACAGGGCCATTACCAGGGCCCTATTACTCGGCCAGTTCGAGAAGGCCTTGGACGTGTGCCTTCAAGAGGATCGACTGTCAGATGCATTTATGGTTGCAGTTTGTGGAGGTCAGAAATGTATCGAAAAAGCTCAAGAAGCGTACTTCTCGAAACAATCCGAAGGGCCCAGTTTTGTTCGTCTCCTTGCCTCTGTGGTTGGAAAGAACTTGTGGGATGTCGTTCATAACGCAGGTCTTGCCAACTGGAAAGAAGCCATAGCCGCTATCTGCACGTTTGCCGACGATAAAGAATTCCCTGATCTGTGTGAGGCTTTGGGTGACCGGCTGGAAGAGAGCTACAGGTCGAAAAAGGCAAAGCAAGCCCGAAAAGATGCTTCCTTTTGCTATTTGGCTAGTTCAAAACTCGAAAAGGTTGTTTCGATTTGGATTCAAGAGTTAAAGGAGAATGAAGCCTATAGCATCCAGAACGCGACTGATGACACGAGCTTCTCGATTCATGTTCGTGCTCTTCAGAGCTTCATCGAAAAAGTGACCGTATTCCGTCACGTGTCGAAATTCCAAGATCCGGAGCGACAGAAGTCTTCGGATTGGAAGCTCAGCTCCCTATACGAGAAATACCTGGAATATGCTGATGTAGTGGCGTCCCATGGTCGTTTAGACGTGGCTGAAAAGTACCTTGATCTGTTACCAGCATCGTACCCAGAAGCAGAGGTTGCTAGAAGCCGGATTCAGTTTGCAACAAAGAAGCCTGCTTCCAAAGCAGCAACAGGCCGTGCGCCGGCGCCTCGTCGCCCGCCTACTGCGCCGACACTGACTGGTACTTTCCAGCCAGCTCAAATTCCAACACATAAGGGCCCGGCACCGGGATCGGTCAACCAGTTTGCACCTCCAGCTTTGTCAAAACCGACTAACCCATATGCCCTTACAACTACTACTAGTTACACCTCAGCTGGAGGCACGACTTACACGCCTACTACTGGGTACCAGCCGCCGCAGCCACGGCAATCAAATGTTATTCCTCCTCCCCAGCCGCTGGCTCCACCACCTCAAAGTGGACCAGCAGGTCTTGCGCCGCCTCCAAGAGCTTCAAGTCAGTCTCCCTCGGTAGCTGCCCCATATACTCGAGCAACGAATATACCTGCTTGGAATGATCTTCCTGAAGGCTTTGGAAGAGCTGCAACTCCGCGTCGCAGTACGCCGGTGACAGGTAGCTCTGTGATTAGCTCGCCGTTCCCGAACACACCATCCCTAACCCAACCGGGATCCCAAACGCCCCCTCCGCCTTCCACCATGCCTGCACCGAGGGATAGCGTTCTCCCTCCACCTCCTAAGGGCCCGGCTCCGCCGCGAATGGCGTCCCCTTCCACCGCCGGAATACCTCATGGTTTGCAACCGGCGGAACGACCCCCATCCCGTACTCATGTGTATTCCCCTCCTTTGGCGCAACAAACAAGCCCAGGAATGGCCGTACCTCCTCCAATCCCCCGTGGACCTTCGCCATATAATGCGCCACCCACCGTTCCACCACCCACGAATCGGTATGCTCCGGCCCAGGTATCCCAGCCCACCGGTCAACTGCATGGACAGCCTCCAATCGCACCTCCACCCCACTCATCTATGCCACCACCTCCAGGGCCATATGCTCCACAGCCATTTCAGCAAGCACCAGCGCAAAGTCCCTACGCACCTCCTCCAACCGGTCCGCAAGTCCCACCACCTCCAGTTTCTCAACAAGGATCCCGGCCAAGTACTGCCCAGTCGCAACAAAAGGCACCCCCCGCTCAAAAATATC CACCTGGTGACCGATCTCACATCCCGGCGAACGCTCAACCTATGTACGAAATCCTCTCTTCCGACATGCAGCGTGTTAAGGCCCGCGCACCAGCAGCCTTCAAAGCTCAGGTCAACGATACAGAGCGCCGCTTGAATATTTTGTTTGACCACCTCAACAATGAAGATCTCTTGCAGCCTAGCACCATTGAAAGTATGGCCGAACTCGCCCATGCGATTCAAGTAAAGGATTATGAAACTGCGCAAGCAATTCACTTGGACATCTTAACCAACAAGACTGATGAATGTGGAAACTGGATG GTTGGTGTGAAGCGCCTGATTGGCATGAGCAGGGCGACCCCATAA